Genomic segment of Pseudomonas sp. DY-1:
CTGTGACGGTGAGTGGGGCCAGGGCGCAGGCGGCGAGATCGTCTGCACCGGGCAACTCTCGGCGCTCACGGTGGAGGAATTCCGGGCCTCGCTGGATCAAGGGTCCGGGCTTACGTGGGAGGACGCCCAGGCGCTCAAGGATGAGGTGCTCATCCTGTTCGCCGGGGTCTTTGCCTTCCTTCTCCTGAAGAAACTGCTGTGAGGATTCACACCATGCGTATCAAGCAACTGCGTTCCCGCATCTCCGCTGCCGTTGGCACCGCCGCCGCTGTCGTCGGCAGTGCCGTCCATGCCGCGGTGCCGACCGAGGCCACCACCGCACTGACCACCGCTGGGACCGACGTCGGGACCATCGGCTGGG
This window contains:
- a CDS encoding major capsid protein yields the protein MRIKQLRSRISAAVGTAAAVVGSAVHAAVPTEATTALTTAGTDVGTIGWAVFGVLVAAAAFKYMRRAL